In Streptomyces sp. NBC_00414, a single window of DNA contains:
- a CDS encoding serine/threonine-protein kinase — MSQPDEGRQSQRSGQKQCQRPGCTGSYEDMGGGELYCDTCGLAPVVSSSGMVGSPPTGITAGGRSSRGSGSGSSRSGSRASSRSSSRSAQSRRSVSGRLSRAVSGRSTGRSVSVRSSGSAAGSSGRGRLGVGLVQVPDVPRPDPRAMVQENPEVPERKRFCSRSDCGAPVGRSRGGSSGRTEGFCTKCGHPYSFVPKLRTGDIVHGQYEVMGCLAHGGLGWVYLAVDRAVSDRWVVLKGLLDTGDQDAMAAAISERRFLAEIEHSNIVRIYNFVEHLDQRTGSLDGYIVMEYVGGKSLKEIANDRRTAAGKRDPLPVEQACAYGIEALEALGHLHSRNLLYCDFKVDNAIQTEDQLKLIDMGAVRRMDDDESAIYGTVGYQAPEVADVGPSVASDLYTVARTLAVLTFDFQGYTNVFVDSLPDPDNIEVFRTYESFYRLLVRATDPDPARRFASAQEMAEQLTGVLREVVSVQTGHPRPALSTLFGPELKVTDTELFGKLSGDVSRLGVRVVPVREKRVRKKGAPAARAAANGAPWPGANGSPEPVAGANGAPWPTAGTNGSPVLAPAQASLVKPLDTSAASLALPVPHVDPGDPNAGFLAGLMASAPAELISALRSAPAGSPELRLRELRARLEMGELDHATRALESLETDHPDDWRVVWYRGLAALAAGDHEMAAVSFDAIYDAFPGEPAPKLALGLCAEVLGQLDNAAEYYRLVWITDPSYVSAAFGLARVQLAAGERAHAVRTLESVPESSIHYTAARVAAVRARLRQRLAEAVPRAPGAPGVPGVPGAPGTDVARRGPAGPGVSGAPFLDDLTSAAAQVEALDEYGLDAVRREQLSTEVLGCALDWVLSGIQGSAPPATGTRTVLLGSDLDERGLRFGLERSYRTLARLATGGEERIDLVERANRYRPRTWV, encoded by the coding sequence CCGCCCAGTCCCGGCGTTCGGTGTCGGGCCGCCTCTCGCGCGCCGTCTCGGGGCGGTCGACGGGCCGTTCGGTGTCGGTGCGCAGCTCCGGTTCGGCGGCCGGGTCCTCCGGCCGCGGCCGGCTCGGCGTCGGTCTCGTACAGGTCCCGGACGTGCCGCGGCCCGATCCGCGCGCGATGGTGCAGGAGAACCCCGAGGTTCCGGAGCGGAAGCGATTCTGCTCGCGCTCCGACTGCGGTGCGCCGGTGGGGCGTTCGCGCGGCGGGAGCTCCGGACGCACGGAGGGTTTCTGCACCAAGTGCGGCCACCCGTACTCGTTCGTGCCGAAGCTGCGGACCGGCGACATCGTGCACGGCCAGTACGAGGTCATGGGCTGCCTCGCGCACGGCGGGCTCGGCTGGGTCTATCTCGCCGTCGACCGGGCGGTGTCCGACCGCTGGGTGGTCCTCAAGGGCCTGCTCGACACGGGCGACCAGGACGCCATGGCCGCCGCGATCTCCGAGCGCCGCTTCCTCGCCGAGATCGAGCACTCGAACATCGTGCGGATCTACAACTTCGTGGAGCACCTCGACCAGCGCACCGGCTCCCTCGACGGCTACATCGTCATGGAGTACGTCGGCGGCAAATCCCTCAAGGAGATCGCCAACGACCGCCGCACCGCGGCCGGGAAGCGTGACCCGCTGCCGGTGGAGCAGGCCTGCGCGTACGGCATCGAGGCCCTGGAGGCGCTCGGCCATCTGCACAGCCGCAACCTCCTGTACTGCGACTTCAAGGTCGACAACGCGATACAGACCGAGGACCAGCTCAAACTGATCGACATGGGCGCGGTGCGCAGGATGGACGACGACGAGTCGGCCATCTACGGCACGGTCGGCTACCAGGCCCCGGAGGTCGCCGACGTGGGCCCCTCGGTCGCCTCCGACCTGTACACGGTCGCCCGCACCCTGGCGGTCCTGACCTTCGACTTCCAGGGCTACACGAACGTGTTCGTGGACTCCCTGCCGGACCCCGACAACATCGAGGTCTTCCGCACCTACGAGTCGTTCTACCGGCTGCTCGTGCGGGCCACCGATCCCGACCCGGCCCGCCGGTTCGCCTCCGCGCAGGAGATGGCCGAGCAGCTCACGGGTGTGCTGCGCGAGGTCGTCTCCGTACAGACGGGGCATCCGCGGCCCGCGCTGTCCACCCTGTTCGGGCCCGAACTGAAGGTCACGGACACGGAGTTGTTCGGCAAGCTGAGCGGGGACGTGTCCCGGCTGGGCGTGCGGGTCGTGCCCGTACGGGAGAAGCGGGTGAGGAAGAAGGGCGCGCCGGCCGCGCGGGCCGCGGCGAACGGTGCTCCGTGGCCCGGGGCGAACGGTTCACCGGAGCCGGTGGCCGGGGCGAACGGTGCGCCGTGGCCGACGGCGGGGACGAACGGCTCACCGGTCCTGGCGCCCGCTCAGGCCTCCCTCGTCAAACCGCTGGACACCTCGGCCGCCTCGCTCGCGCTCCCGGTCCCCCATGTCGACCCCGGCGATCCGAACGCCGGGTTCCTGGCGGGGCTCATGGCGTCCGCGCCCGCGGAGCTGATCAGCGCACTGCGCTCGGCGCCCGCCGGCTCCCCGGAGCTGCGGCTGCGCGAGCTGCGGGCCCGCCTGGAGATGGGCGAGCTGGACCACGCGACCAGGGCGCTCGAATCCCTGGAGACGGACCATCCCGACGACTGGCGGGTCGTCTGGTACCGGGGCTTGGCGGCGCTGGCGGCCGGCGACCACGAGATGGCGGCGGTGTCCTTCGACGCGATCTACGACGCGTTCCCGGGTGAGCCCGCGCCCAAGCTGGCCCTCGGCCTGTGCGCGGAGGTCCTGGGGCAGCTGGACAACGCCGCCGAGTACTACCGGCTGGTGTGGATCACCGACCCGAGCTATGTGAGCGCCGCGTTCGGCCTGGCCCGCGTCCAGCTCGCGGCGGGCGAGCGAGCGCACGCCGTACGGACGTTGGAGTCGGTGCCGGAGTCCTCGATCCACTACACGGCGGCGCGGGTCGCCGCGGTCCGGGCGCGGCTGAGGCAGCGCCTGGCCGAGGCCGTCCCGCGCGCACCGGGAGCACCGGGGGTACCGGGAGTCCCAGGAGCACCGGGTACGGATGTGGCTCGGCGGGGGCCGGCCGGTCCAGGGGTTTCCGGGGCGCCGTTCCTGGACGACCTGACCTCGGCCGCGGCCCAGGTCGAGGCACTGGACGAGTACGGCCTGGACGCGGTGCGCCGCGAGCAGTTGTCCACAGAGGTCCTTGGCTGCGCCCTGGACTGGGTACTCTCCGGTATCCAGGGTTCCGCCCCACCGGCCACCGGTACGCGGACCGTACTGCTCGGCAGTGACCTGGACGAGCGTGGTCTGCGTTTCGGTCTGGAGCGTTCGTACCGGACACTGGCCAGGCTCGCCACAGGTGGCGAGGAGAGGATCGATCTGGTGGAGCGCGCCAACCGCTACCGCCCCCGGACGTGGGTGTAA
- a CDS encoding PP2C family serine/threonine-protein phosphatase yields the protein MSQMPQLAACPSCEEPLESGDRFCGACGYDLSAVPAPPDDNPTITMNGSGPRPPSAAVDWPVAPEQDSSGAPAAVVLPTDIEGRESGGSDSPGVRFDRPPQPSAPPHAQPHAQPQAQPHAQPPAHVAAHAPAQAATAHGASAHGSSTHGASAHAASEPDEYPLAAPLPPEVPTDDLPTVEVPTVDAPLADPRTADLATPSAGLKVCVACRAGQVDRDGYCENCGHAQPRERDHMEQELDAVAAVSDRGLRHHRNEDAFTVSSTALPDGSPAVVAIVCDGVSSATRPDEASLAASRAAGESLLAALPLGTHPQQAMHDAIIAASEAVNSLADPAPSAHEHQPHVNAPACTLVGAVVTPSLLVVGWVGDSRVYWVPVDRSSPPARLTEDDSWAAQMVAAGLMSEAEAYADERAHAITGWLGADSYELEPHTASFKPDRPGVVVVCTDGLWNYAEGAEEMAEVVPADAADRPLHSAQVLVGHALDGGGHDNVTVAVLPFPAPQQGAGSA from the coding sequence ATGTCGCAGATGCCCCAACTGGCCGCCTGCCCCAGCTGTGAGGAACCGCTGGAGTCGGGAGACCGATTCTGCGGTGCGTGCGGGTACGACCTGTCGGCCGTACCAGCGCCGCCGGACGACAACCCCACGATCACCATGAACGGCTCGGGTCCACGGCCTCCTTCGGCCGCCGTGGACTGGCCCGTCGCGCCCGAGCAGGACAGCTCGGGCGCACCGGCGGCCGTGGTCCTGCCGACGGACATCGAGGGCCGGGAGTCGGGCGGCTCCGACAGCCCCGGCGTACGGTTCGACCGGCCCCCTCAGCCGTCCGCACCGCCCCATGCGCAACCGCACGCACAGCCGCAGGCCCAGCCGCACGCGCAGCCACCGGCTCATGTCGCGGCGCACGCCCCGGCCCAGGCGGCGACGGCTCACGGGGCATCGGCGCACGGATCCTCGACCCACGGGGCGTCGGCCCACGCGGCGTCGGAACCGGACGAGTACCCGCTCGCCGCTCCGCTGCCTCCCGAGGTGCCCACGGACGACCTGCCGACGGTCGAGGTACCCACGGTCGACGCACCGCTCGCCGATCCGCGGACGGCCGACCTCGCGACACCCTCCGCGGGCCTGAAGGTCTGTGTGGCCTGCCGCGCGGGCCAGGTCGACCGGGACGGCTACTGCGAGAACTGCGGGCACGCCCAGCCGCGCGAGCGCGACCACATGGAGCAGGAGCTGGACGCGGTCGCCGCGGTCAGCGACCGCGGGCTGCGCCACCACCGCAACGAGGACGCGTTCACGGTGTCCTCGACCGCGCTGCCCGACGGCTCCCCCGCGGTCGTCGCGATCGTCTGCGACGGCGTCTCCTCGGCGACCCGCCCCGACGAGGCCTCCCTGGCGGCCTCCCGCGCGGCGGGCGAGTCGCTCCTGGCGGCCCTGCCCCTGGGCACGCACCCGCAGCAGGCCATGCACGACGCGATCATCGCGGCCTCGGAGGCGGTCAACTCCCTGGCGGACCCCGCCCCCTCGGCCCACGAGCACCAGCCGCACGTGAACGCACCGGCCTGCACCCTCGTCGGCGCCGTCGTCACCCCCAGCCTGCTGGTCGTCGGCTGGGTCGGCGACAGCCGCGTCTACTGGGTGCCCGTGGACCGGTCGTCACCGCCGGCCCGGCTCACCGAGGACGACTCGTGGGCGGCCCAGATGGTCGCCGCGGGTCTGATGAGCGAGGCGGAGGCTTACGCGGACGAGCGCGCCCACGCCATCACGGGCTGGCTCGGAGCGGACTCGTACGAACTGGAGCCGCACACCGCTTCCTTCAAGCCGGACCGGCCCGGTGTGGTCGTGGTGTGCACCGACGGGCTGTGGAACTACGCGGAGGGCGCGGAGGAAATGGCCGAGGTCGTCCCGGCCGACGCCGCGGACCGGCCGCTGCACAGCGCCCAGGTCCTGGTGGGCCACGCCCTGGACGGCGGGGGCCACGACAACGTAACAGTGGCCGTCCTTCCGTTCCCGGCGCCCCAACAGGGGGCAGGATCGGCCTAA
- a CDS encoding vWA domain-containing protein: MANFSKSNVPQFSVEVYQNEYLPEGGREVNAIVTVTSTGGGTVGSAVAAPHLYTPGQSPDAAVAIMVDCSGSMDYPPTKMRGARDATAAAIDAVRDGVHFAVIGGTHVAKEVYPGGGELAVADAQTREQAKQSLRKLSAGGGTAIGTWLKLADRLLSSADVAIRHGIVLTDGRNEHESPEDLKAALDACAGRFTADARGVGTDWEVKEVTGIASALLGTADIVADPAGLSADFTQMMETAMGKEVADVALRLWTPLGTSIKFVKQVAPTVEQLTDRRTEAGPRAGDYPTGSWGDESRDYHVCVEVPEAGLGQEMLAARVSLVIPQGDGTAQTLGAQGLVRAVWTDDMTASTSINPQVAHYTGQAELAQVIQQGLDARKAGDADGATAKLGRAVQLASASGNADTAKLLAKVVDVVDAAAGTVRLKAKVAEADEMTLETRSTKTVRVKK; the protein is encoded by the coding sequence ATGGCCAATTTCTCGAAGTCGAACGTGCCGCAGTTCTCGGTGGAGGTCTACCAGAACGAGTACCTGCCGGAGGGCGGCCGCGAGGTCAACGCGATCGTGACGGTCACCTCCACGGGCGGCGGCACGGTCGGGAGTGCCGTCGCGGCACCCCACCTGTACACGCCGGGGCAGAGCCCGGACGCGGCCGTGGCGATCATGGTCGACTGTTCCGGGTCCATGGACTACCCGCCGACCAAGATGCGCGGTGCCAGGGACGCGACGGCCGCCGCGATCGACGCGGTGCGTGACGGCGTGCACTTCGCGGTGATCGGCGGGACGCATGTGGCCAAGGAGGTCTACCCGGGCGGCGGCGAGCTGGCCGTCGCCGACGCGCAGACCCGTGAGCAGGCGAAACAGTCGCTGCGCAAGCTCAGCGCGGGCGGCGGCACCGCGATCGGCACCTGGCTCAAGCTGGCCGACCGGCTGCTGTCCTCGGCGGACGTCGCCATCCGGCACGGCATCGTGCTCACCGACGGCCGCAACGAACACGAGTCGCCCGAGGACCTGAAGGCCGCCCTGGACGCCTGCGCCGGCCGCTTCACCGCCGACGCGCGGGGCGTCGGCACGGACTGGGAGGTCAAGGAGGTCACCGGCATCGCGTCCGCGCTGCTCGGCACCGCGGACATCGTGGCCGATCCGGCGGGCCTGTCCGCCGACTTCACGCAGATGATGGAGACGGCCATGGGCAAGGAGGTCGCGGACGTCGCGCTGCGGCTGTGGACCCCGCTCGGCACCTCCATCAAGTTCGTCAAGCAGGTCGCGCCGACGGTCGAGCAGCTGACCGACCGCCGCACCGAGGCGGGCCCGCGCGCCGGCGACTACCCCACCGGTTCCTGGGGGGACGAGTCCCGCGACTACCACGTGTGCGTCGAGGTGCCCGAGGCCGGCCTCGGGCAGGAGATGCTCGCCGCCCGCGTCTCCCTGGTGATCCCGCAGGGCGACGGCACCGCCCAGACCCTGGGCGCGCAGGGGCTCGTACGGGCCGTGTGGACCGATGACATGACGGCGTCCACGTCGATCAATCCGCAGGTCGCGCACTACACAGGTCAGGCGGAACTGGCGCAAGTCATCCAACAGGGGCTGGATGCGCGTAAAGCGGGAGATGCCGACGGGGCAACGGCCAAACTCGGCCGGGCGGTTCAGCTCGCGAGCGCGTCCGGAAACGCGGATACGGCGAAACTGCTTGCGAAGGTGGTGGACGTGGTCGATGCCGCGGCAGGTACTGTGCGATTGAAGGCGAAGGTCGCGGAGGCCGACGAGATGACTCTCGAAACACGGTCCACAAAGACTGTTCGTGTAAAGAAGTAG
- a CDS encoding FHA domain-containing protein → MPTCPNGHQSGSDDWCEVCGHRMAGAVPPPPPPPPPAAGYGYPPPGSPPPPGQGGRPHLSAVPDPAPEAELCPQCRTPREGGAPFCEECRWNFLTNTATSYTPAAPRPPGPGPGGPGPGGPGPGGPNPALRFQQPPPPGQSGPTHGGFDYQGSRPSQMNRPAEPIPPYGEDPSGFPGDPSRPVPPPPGPGGTSPGAPGGYGAPGDPGGYGGPGGPPPGGPGGPGGPGGQGNQGGYGGPSGPGGPNGPGGPNRPGGPNGPGGGQGDPGAPQGFQQSGPPAPPAYPQETGYPQETGRPQAPGGPSFGGGADDWVISPPAPGTPGGPPAPGGPPGGGYGYPQSGSTQAPAGYQQPQQPQQSLSWSITIGPDREYFMAMMQRSGPEAAGLNLPAYSPEQQRPLSGNQITIGRRRHSTGDTPDIDLSVPPEDPGVSHQHAVLVQQPDSSWAVVDQNSTNGTTVNGAEEPIQPFVPVPLQDGDRVHVGAWTTITIRRG, encoded by the coding sequence ATGCCGACCTGCCCGAACGGACACCAGTCGGGTTCCGACGACTGGTGCGAGGTCTGCGGTCACCGCATGGCCGGTGCCGTGCCCCCGCCCCCTCCGCCGCCGCCCCCGGCGGCCGGTTACGGCTACCCGCCGCCCGGTTCGCCCCCGCCCCCCGGCCAGGGCGGCCGTCCTCATCTCTCCGCGGTGCCCGATCCGGCGCCCGAGGCGGAGCTGTGCCCGCAGTGCCGTACCCCGCGCGAGGGCGGGGCGCCGTTCTGCGAGGAGTGCCGGTGGAACTTCCTGACGAACACCGCGACCTCGTACACCCCGGCCGCCCCGCGCCCTCCGGGCCCCGGTCCCGGCGGTCCCGGTCCCGGCGGTCCCGGTCCCGGTGGGCCGAACCCGGCGCTCCGCTTCCAGCAGCCGCCGCCTCCCGGACAGTCCGGCCCCACGCACGGCGGCTTCGACTACCAGGGCTCCCGGCCCTCGCAGATGAACCGGCCCGCGGAACCGATCCCGCCCTACGGCGAGGACCCCTCGGGCTTCCCGGGTGACCCTTCTCGACCGGTACCGCCACCGCCCGGCCCCGGCGGCACCAGCCCCGGAGCCCCTGGCGGGTACGGCGCCCCCGGAGACCCCGGCGGGTACGGCGGCCCGGGCGGACCCCCGCCCGGCGGACCTGGTGGACCCGGTGGACCCGGTGGTCAAGGTAACCAGGGTGGTTACGGCGGCCCCAGTGGCCCCGGTGGCCCCAACGGACCCGGCGGTCCCAACCGTCCCGGTGGCCCGAACGGCCCCGGCGGCGGCCAGGGCGACCCCGGTGCCCCGCAGGGGTTCCAGCAGTCCGGCCCGCCCGCTCCGCCCGCGTATCCGCAGGAGACCGGCTACCCGCAGGAGACCGGCCGACCTCAGGCGCCGGGCGGCCCGTCCTTCGGCGGCGGCGCGGACGACTGGGTGATCTCACCGCCGGCGCCCGGCACCCCCGGCGGCCCGCCCGCACCCGGCGGCCCGCCCGGCGGCGGCTACGGCTATCCGCAGTCCGGCTCGACGCAGGCGCCCGCCGGGTACCAGCAGCCGCAACAGCCGCAGCAGTCGTTGTCGTGGAGCATCACCATCGGGCCCGACCGTGAGTACTTCATGGCGATGATGCAGCGCTCAGGGCCGGAGGCCGCGGGGCTGAACCTGCCCGCGTACTCGCCGGAACAGCAGCGTCCGCTCAGTGGCAACCAGATCACGATCGGCCGTCGCCGCCACTCCACGGGCGACACCCCGGACATCGACCTGTCGGTGCCGCCGGAGGACCCGGGCGTCTCGCACCAGCACGCGGTCCTCGTCCAGCAGCCGGACAGCAGCTGGGCGGTCGTCGACCAGAACTCCACCAACGGCACCACGGTCAACGGCGCCGAGGAGCCCATCCAGCCCTTCGTCCCCGTGCCGCTCCAGGACGGCGACCGGGTGCACGTGGGCGCCTGGACGACGATCACGATCCGGCGGGGTTAG